GATACGGTATTATTTACTCCAGCGAACTGGGTAAAACAAGATGAGAAGCGAAGGAAAGATCATTACCCTGAGATTGATCATCTTTGATACAACCAAAGCATATTCCAAGGCAAGCAAAAACACAGCCAACAACAAACACAACTACAACGACGGCTACAATAGCTACTATTATGATTAGAGGTCTCCAAACAATCCAAACCGTCTTGCCACTACCTAAGCGGAAAAACGGAAGCACACAAGTTAAGTAATAACCAGAGATAACTAAGGGAAGTGCAAATAAATAGCCGAACTGAACCAGAAACTGATTTTGGCACACCTCTATGCGAGTATAGCACAGTTTCTTGTGCTAACATATTAACTGTGCCAAAATCACTTTAACCATACCTTTATCATGAATTGGAATTTGAGCTGCTACTTGGGATATAAGTATAAATGGCAACATGAtaaattgaaaaaataagtgaataaTTTTGAAGCTAGCCATGTTGTTTATCTTAGTATCGATGACTTTGAATAAGTGCATATGTATAAATATACACATTAATACATAGAAACCTATGGACCTTCAACAATGTCGAATATACATTATAAAATATGATTGGGGTACTTTTAATTTGAAGATAGCCTCGTACAATAATACAATAAGCATTTTCAACTAACAAACGGAGAtcaattgatttttaattaggGAAATTTAGTTGTTTGCCGTCTTAAAAATGATGTGAATGATTAATTGCGGGCTTTCCAGAGTAGCCGGCCCATGTGCCGGCCGCTCAATATATGGTTGTCTGTTTgaccgcaaatttttggctatacccgggtacagccaaagctggctgtacccccatccaaaatgatgtcgtttgtgttgtttaaaatgaacattaatatactggtacaaaaatgaacatttactatttcggaaatgaacatttatttatttatttggaatgaacatttactattttggaaatgaacatttatttatttatttggaaataaactacaaaaatgaacatttactatttcgaaaatgaacatttttttatttatttggaaataaacaatataggctcttgtaaaaatataaaagaccaatgaagtgaacaatttcattatgaacattaaccatatatttattgtgaacaaacaaataaacaagagagaacaaataattcaataaaaaagaacaaacaatataaaaaagaacataaaattccagaaaaaagaacaaccaatacaacaattatgaacaattttatgatgaattttaaagccaacatgaaagaacaaacaatacaacaagaaagaacaaatactggtacaaaaatgaacatttactattacggaaatgaacatttatttatttatttggaatgaacatttactattttggaaatgaacatttatttatttatttggaaataaactacaaaaatgaacatttactatttcggaaatgaacatttatttatttatttggaataaacatttactattttggaaatgaacatttatttatttatttggaatgaacatttactattttggaaatgaacatttatttatttatttggaaataaacaatataggcgcttgtaaaaacataaaagaccaatgaagtgaacaatttcattatgaattttaaatccaacatgaaagaacaaaaaatacaacaagaaagaacaaacaataaagcagataattattatgaacaaacaaataaacaagaaagaacaaataattcaacaaaaaagaacaaacaatataaaaaagaacataaaattccagaaaaaagaacaaacaatacaacaattatgaacaattttatgatgaattttaaagccaacatgaaagaacaaacaatacaacaataagtttgatgaatacaagaaagaacaaacagtacaacaagaaagaacaaacaatacaaaaagaaagaataaaagattaatgaagagtttaattatgaacattaaccatatgattattataaacaaacaaat
This Spinacia oleracea cultivar Varoflay chromosome 6, BTI_SOV_V1, whole genome shotgun sequence DNA region includes the following protein-coding sequences:
- the LOC110792155 gene encoding uncharacterized protein; translation: MHLFKVIDTKINNMASFKIIHLFFQFIMLPFILISQVAAQIPIHDKGSGKTVWIVWRPLIIIVAIVAVVVVVFVVGCVFACLGICFGCIKDDQSQENKGQTNDVSESPQAAVVDNGHQISIQSKPMLA